In Thermocrinis jamiesonii, the genomic stretch CTAAAAAGTTAGACGCCTTGAGCTTTTCCTCCAGTTCCTGCGCCGGATAATCCACCATTTTTATTTGATAAACATCTAAAGGAAACACCTCAAAACCCATCTGTCTTAGCTTTTTTATAACCTCTTCCCTTCCAATGTTAGACCTTGGGATAAGAACTCTTCCAGAGTGTCCTTCCAAAAGTTTGATTAACTCCTCTCCATAGTACTCCGCTGGCACAGCCCAAACAGTGTATCCGTACCTTTCAACCATCTCCTTTGTCTTTTCGCCCACCGCTAAGATCTTTTCTTTCCCACTTAAAGCACATCTTGAGAGAAAATACTTGACCGCCTTCTGACTTTGAAAGATAACAAAGTCAAACTTACCTTCGGGAGGCTCAAATTCAAGCGCTTCTTCATCTATTAACGGCAAACTAACTACTTTAAATCCTTCCTTTTCAAAGATCACTCTATCCTTCTGTATATCTTCCTTAGCCCGTGTTAGCAGTACAGTCAGTTTTTTGTCATCCACTGGTTTCAAACCCCTCTTGCACTGCGCCTGTTTTACGAATTATAATTTAGGTTAAGGAGGTGAGTCATGCCGGTATTTGTGATGTTAACCACACTAACAGACGAAGGTATGAAAACTTTGAAGAATAAGCCCGAAAGGATCAAAGAAGTGGATAAAGAGGTGATGGATAAATTTGGAGTTAAGATCTTGGCTCAGTATGCGGTAATGGGACCTTACGACTTTGTAAACATAATAGAAGCTCCGGACAACGACACAGTAGTAAAGATGGCCATAGAGTTGGGGTCCAGAGGGACTATAAGAACACTGACAATGCCAGCTATAGAAATTGATAGGCTAATAGAGGACCTAAAGAGCATCTGAAATTTATGTATCATGCCCTTGAGCTCTTTTTGAACATAGCACAGGCTTATACTGACCTTACCTTCGGAAGAAGTAAGGACGAGTTAATAAGTAAGTGTATAAAGGCTTTAAGGCTTTTAAAAGATCAATCCTTAGAGAGTGTAAAGGCCAATAAGGAAGTTAGCGCAGGAATTGAGCCCTTTTTGGAAAGGTTAGAAGCATTTGTAAAGGAACATCCGGAAGAGTTAGGCTGTCTTCTACAGCTTTTGGGGATATTCCTAAAATCTCCCATCCCGTGTAAAATAAGACTGATAAACTTTTCGGAGGTTTTGTTTGAAAATAGGAGAGATATTAAAGAGGGAATTTAGTGTATCCTTTGAGTTTTTTCCTCCTAAGTCTGCAGAAGGTGAAGCCGAGCTTTTTAGAACCATAAAAGAATTGGAAACTATAAGACCAACCTTTGTATCTGTTACCTACGGAGCGGGCGGAAGCACAAGGGATAGAACAAGAAACATAGCTAAGAGAATACACACAGAAACTAATATAACCGTAATGGCTCATCTAACGTGCATAGCGCATTCTAAGGAAGAAATAATGCAGATATTACAAGATTACAAAGATATAGGAATAGAAAACATTTTGGCTCTCAGAGGAGATGTTCCAAAGGATGGCTTAAAGGATTCTACAAAAGGATGCAAATATGCGGTAGAATTGGTAAGGTTTATACGAGAAAACTTCGGTGATTGGTTTTCCATAGGTGTGGCAAGCTATCCAGAAAAACATCCAGAATCTCCTAACATGGACTGGGAAATTAAGCATTTCAAAGAAAAAGTTTTGGCTGGTGCTGACTTTTCCATAACTCAGATGTTCTTTGATAATACCTACTATTATAGGTTCGTGGAAAGGTGCCAAAGGGAAGGTATAAACATACCTATCATACCGGGCATTATGCCTATAACCAATTTTAGTCAGATAAAAAAGTTTGCGATCATGTGCGGTGCAACTATACCACAGAACTTGGTGGAGCTCTTGGAACCTTATTCTGACAATCCGGAGGAAACTACAAAAAGGGGAGTGGAATTTGCCATAAAGCAGTGTGAAGACCTTTTAAGTAACGGTGTGCCAGGTCTGCACTTTTACACTTTAAACAAGTCTAAGGCAACCTTGCTCATATACCAAGCCATAAAACATAAGATACCTATTAAGGACCTATCTGTCTGAGGAAAGGAGGTATCTCTTCGCTCTTTGTCCATCCACACTCATCAAGAATGATCTCTATGGTTTCCTCCCTTTTGCCCGTTTTTTGAGAAGCATACTTTATAAAGTCAGCCCTTTTGCCCTTGAAGTTTTCTATCTCCTCTTCCGAAACTTCCGGCAATCTGGAGGTTATTCTCTGCTTTACTATTTTCCAAGCGGTGCTGTTGCTATATAGGTCAAACTTTTTATCCCTTATGGTAACCTTTGTTGTTAGCTCTTTCAGAAATTCAAACCTTTCGGGGCTTATGGTTAGAATAGTTTCTGCCATCAGAGGATCTGCGGTGTAAAAGATCCCAAATAGCTTTCCTAAGATTCTCCTGTGGGTTAGAATTATACGGTCAAGTATTGTCTGCACCTCCTCTTCTAATTTTTCATAGACAAGGTCGTAATAGTTCAGAGTTTCAAGTTCTAGACCACCTATGTGTCTTATAAAGTTTGCCACATTCCCATAATAAACTTTCTGTTTCTCTTCTTTCTTTGTTGGAGTTGGCTTAGCTTCCTCTCCATAGTCAAGTACCACATCCGTATGGACAGGAGGTATGATATGATAAGTTTCTGACTCCCATCCAGCCTTTCTTAGAATCTGTTCTGCACCATCTTCGTCTATGTTATATCTGGACATTAGCATTTTTTTAAGCCCTTCCCTGTCCCTTCTGTATTTATCCAGCTCTTCCTCCGGTATATCTACTTCCACATACACAAGCTTATCAGTGCCGTTTTCCCTTATGAATATGTTTTTCCGACCCTTTATGTGCCTTTTTATGAAATTCCACTCTTCGTCGGTCATAACCGGTTCTGGATGCCACATTTTGGACATCTCTTCTTCTAACTCCAAGTAAGGCACCGATTCGTACCAAGTGGCGTTGTTTAGCTTAAGCTCTACAGATTCTCTGCTTTCCCCGACCTTATCCATTACGTATTCTATAAACTCCTTTCTCTTGAACTTAAAGTTTTCTATCTCCTCCAAAGTAAGGGAGGGAAAGAGTATCTTAAGTTTGTATTTTATGTAATCCCAGTTGCCAAATAGGTTTTGGTGTTCTATCGCCTCGTATCCGTAAGGATTATTGCGCAGGAAGTCAAAGTAGTATCCTATAAACGTCCTTACTCTTGGGTCTGTGCTAGCCAACACCTTAATAAAATCCGGGTCGTAATACTCTATAATCTGAAGAAGGCGAGCTATGTTTACTTTTTTCACATTTTCCAGATGACAAAACTCTACCCTATATTCTGCAGGAAGATCGTGATTGCAGTATTCGTTCATCACATCCATTTCCCTTTTAAGCATACTGCGGAAAAAGGCCAACTTTTCCCTTCTGTTTAAACTTGTTTTTTCTAAGAGTTTCTCAATCATAGCTATACACCCCAGAAACTTTTGATGTTTAATTTAAGCCTGCTTTGAGATTTTGAACAGTTTCTGAGCTAACCTTTAGAATAAAATCTACCCCTTCTTGGAGAGTCATGCGATCCATATCAACCTCTATCCATCCTTGCTTTCTAAACCACCTTATCTGTCTCTTTGCGTATTCTTTTGTGTTCTTTATTATCCTTTTTATCGCATTCTCCAAAGTTATCTCCCCTTTAAAGTATGGCACAAGCTCTTTGTAGCCTATGGCCTGCTGGGATGTTAGAAATTTTTCAAAGCCCATCTCCAAAAGGCTCTTAACTTCATCCAAAAGACCTTCTTCCACCATTCTTTTTACCCTCTGCTCTATT encodes the following:
- a CDS encoding GYD domain-containing protein, which produces MPVFVMLTTLTDEGMKTLKNKPERIKEVDKEVMDKFGVKILAQYAVMGPYDFVNIIEAPDNDTVVKMAIELGSRGTIRTLTMPAIEIDRLIEDLKSI
- a CDS encoding uroporphyrinogen-III synthase, giving the protein MDDKKLTVLLTRAKEDIQKDRVIFEKEGFKVVSLPLIDEEALEFEPPEGKFDFVIFQSQKAVKYFLSRCALSGKEKILAVGEKTKEMVERYGYTVWAVPAEYYGEELIKLLEGHSGRVLIPRSNIGREEVIKKLRQMGFEVFPLDVYQIKMVDYPAQELEEKLKASNFLVFASPSAVKSFFANLQKLNNKPSLKDKKIICIGKTTKEQWEKLFNAECEVPKKPSMYEVLNTIKRLASFLQ
- the metF gene encoding methylenetetrahydrofolate reductase [NAD(P)H], which translates into the protein MKIGEILKREFSVSFEFFPPKSAEGEAELFRTIKELETIRPTFVSVTYGAGGSTRDRTRNIAKRIHTETNITVMAHLTCIAHSKEEIMQILQDYKDIGIENILALRGDVPKDGLKDSTKGCKYAVELVRFIRENFGDWFSIGVASYPEKHPESPNMDWEIKHFKEKVLAGADFSITQMFFDNTYYYRFVERCQREGINIPIIPGIMPITNFSQIKKFAIMCGATIPQNLVELLEPYSDNPEETTKRGVEFAIKQCEDLLSNGVPGLHFYTLNKSKATLLIYQAIKHKIPIKDLSV